The Blastopirellula sediminis sequence ATCAATTCCGTCACCATCGCATTGATGCCTTGTTCCACTTGCTGGATGGCTTCGCCGGCCATCGATTCGGAACAATCCAATAGGAGATATACGGGCAGCCTGCGTAGAAACATAGTATCGCCTTGCGAAAAACGTTAACCGCCTAATATGTCGCCGTCGAGTTTAGCATTCCCGTTTGGCGTTATCAAATTGAATCACTACGTCGCATCGCGACTACTTCTTGGGGAACTCGATCGTTTGTTTGATTCGTTTGCCGCCGGCCTCCAATTCAAAGAAAGTGGAGTTCGCCGGCATGGTGAATGCGACCTTGGCGGGTAGCCCGTCGGAATACGATTTCACTACATTTCCGAAGCTGTCGAATATTCGTCCGTGCGGTGCGACAATTTGATTTTCGCTCACCAATTCCGCAAAAATATCCATCATGGTGCGCATTTCGCGGGCGATTTTGTGATCCCAGATGTCGACGTCGGTTCCGGAGTCGAGATCGTCCAGTTCCTCCATCTGCTCGACGTTGATGTCGTCGCCGATCCCGATGAGGACGCACTTCATAAAGTTGCGTTTGCCGGCTTTCACTTGGCGGCAGATCTTGATCGTCTCTTGCTTCACTTCCTCCAGATCATGCAGCGCGCCGTCGGTGATGAAGATATAGATCCCCATTTTCGCGTCGCGGAATCGTTCTTCGAAGTATCGCAGGGCCGGCGCCAGGCGGGTCCCTTGTCCCATCTTGATGCGCTGCGGGCCTTTAAACGAAGCGGTTTCGCAATCTGCGGCCGTCAGGTCGCCGATTTCTTCCAAACCGCCGCCATCGCCGCAGGCCCAGTAGAGACAGGTCGTACCGCCGTCCGCGTCCAGTTCCGACGCTAGATACGCAGTAACGCGGCGGATGATCGGCTCGACGATGTTTTTCGACCAAACGCAATTGCCGCGGCGAACCAGGTCCTCTTGCGCTTCGTCCGAAAAAATCGGATAGTGTTGCCCCTGGTGCTCGATAACCTGAAGCCACCCTTTTTTCTGGTACTCCATCATCAAAGCTTGATCGGGCCACTTTCGAGGTCCTTCTTCCAGCCCGCGGCCGAAGACATGCGACATTGACGCACTCGCGTCAATCGCCATGCCGGTTTGCCAACCTTCCGAGGCGGAACCAGTCGGTTCCATCAGAATCGTGAAGTCGACTTCGGCAAGCTCTCTGCCGACGCAAATGTTGATCTCCCCAAATTCCTCCGCCACGAGGTTGCTGGGAAGTTGGCGTTTTTTCGGCGTCGAGTCGCCCCAGCCAAACAGTCGATCAAACAATCCCATACCGGCCCTCAAAGGAAGAAGTAGGTGCGAAAGCAGCGTGCCGCGGAAGCGGCGGTGGAAGTTCTGGTCGCCGCTGCGGCGCGAACCTTAGAAGACCACGGTCTGTTTGATTCGTTGTCCGCCGACTTCCAGCTCGAAGTACTCGGAAGCGGCGCCCATCGAGAACGAACCGCGCGCCGGCAGTCCGTCCGAGAAGCGTTTGACCTCGTTGCCATCGGAGTCAAAAACGGTTGCGGTGGGGGCGACAATGCGATTCTCGCCGACCAACTCCACGATGATTTCGCTCAGGGCGCGCAATTCGACGGCGATCTTATGATCCCACAAGTCGACGTCGACGCCGCTATCGAGATCGTCGAGCTCCTTCATTTGCGCTTCGTCGATTTCATCGCCCACGCCGATCAAAACCAATTTGACGAAGCTCCGCTTTTCGGCGGCGATCTCCTGCGCCAATTGGATCGAGTATTGCTTTACCTCGTCCAGGTCGTCGATTTTTCCATCGGTGAGGAAGATGTACATGCCTCGTTCGGCGTCGTCAAAGCGATCGACAAAGTACTTCATGGCGGGAGCGAGACGCGTTCCATTGCCGAACTTTTCGGTTTGCGGGCCATTTAACTCCAGCGATTCGCACTCATCTGACGTGAAGTCTCCCAGCACTTCAAACGCTCCGCCGTCGCCGCACGCCCAATAGATGACGGTAGTCCCACCGTCCGCGTCCAGTTCCGAAGCGAGATAGCTGACGAACTTGCGGGCCCACGGCTGGACGATGTTGTCCGAAAGCTTGAGGAAGCCGCGCTTCATCGCGTCTTTATAGGCTTCCGGCAAGGCGACGCTGACGGTACGACCATCCTGGTTGCGATTGACGATCAGACCCTTCTTGACGTATTCCTTCGTCACGTCGTCCGGGATCTTCCCAACCAAGGCGCGGCCGTACCAGTTCTTCATCGATGCGCTGGCGTCGAGCGCGACGCCGGTCTGCCAGCCTTCGGCCATCGAGCCTTCGAGCTCTTGAATCCAAACGGTAAAGTCGACCTCGCAACGGTCGTCCGTCCGCCGCACGTAGACTTTGCCGAATTCCTTCGAGACGAGATTGCTGGGCACCTGAATGGCTTGGCTGCGAGCAGCTTGGCCTTCGAGATCGGTCATCGTTTTCCCTTCGCCGCAGTTGGAAGTACTTGGATCGCGATATGAGCAGCCGTCGTCGAATTGTTAGCCGCCAGCTAACGCCTCGCTAATATCCTGGGCGACTTCTCCTTTGGCGGTGCTGACCTTGAATCCTTTGGCGCCCGCGGGAAGCTTAAAGCGAAACTTGCCAGGGAGCCCGTCGCTGAAGCTGGAGACTTCCGTTCCCTTGTCATCGAGCACGCGACCATTGTCGGCGACGATCACTTCTTCGCTCATCAGCTCGCCGAACACGACCCCTAAGATGTCGTCTTCATCTTGCATGTCGGCGGCGACTCCGGACGACCACAGATCAATGTCGCTGGCGAGCGCCGTTTCTTCGAACATGTCGTCAAACCGTTCCAGCTGACCTACGTCGACTTCTTCGCCGATGCCGATGAGAACGAGTTTGAGGGAGTGCTTGCGTCGTTGCCCCGCTTCGACTTGTTGCTTCAGACCTTCGCCAAGTTGCAGGCAATAGCTGATGCAATCTTGTTCGTCTTCAATGATGCCGTCGGTGATGATGACCCCCATCACCCAATCGGCTTGAGCGAAGTCGTTGTCGACGATCGACTTGATGACCGGCAGCAGTTTCGTTCCTTTGCCCCAGTTTCGCTTCGGGCCGCTGATGTTCGCCTTCTGGCAACCGGCGGCGTCGAACGACCCGATCACTTCGGTTTCTTCGCCAAGTCCCATCGCCCAATACATCATCGAGACTTTGCCATCCTTGGTCGTGTCGGAGAGGATCTCGCCGATTTTTCTCGCAACGGCCTGCACGTAGTTCGGACTTCCTCCACCAAACGGGCCTGAATCGCCGTAGGCCGCCTTAATCGAACGCGAAGCGTCGAGCGCCAAGACGGCCCGCGAACTCCCTTCGCCGGCCAGCAGGTCCGGGTCCGGCATGAAGCAGGCTTCCACGTCGATGGAACCGTCCGACTGGGGAAAGACATTGACGGTCGCCAGCGGCTTATTGGGAGATTTGACCTTCGGCATTTTGCCACTCCGTAACAGGTCCAAATTTAGATGGAATCGAGAGAAGAGAGAGGTGAGCGTCGCTAAAAAGAAGTACGGAAAGCGTATCCTGGCCCCCCCAGAGAAACAACCCCTTGCCGGGGCGTAAATGGCACATTCTTCGAAAAAGAGAAGAGGCTGTTGCGAGCGAAATTTTTGCTTGCAGGCGCCGCGAAAAAATGATTGCCCGTCACTCGCTTTCGCGGTCAACGACAATCAACTCGCGGTGAATGTGCGCGAGAATCTCGGCGGCGCCGCGATGAGACGTGTGCGTTGATAGCGTCCCGCGCCGCTGTTGCACCAGTTCGATGATCGACGGGGCTGCGGATTGCAGCGTATAGCAACGCTTTGCGCTGGCAAGCAGCGACTGATCATAGACTTCGTCATCACCGGCGGCGAAATCGATCTCCTCGACGCCCAGTCGCTGCAGGCCGGCCAATTTGCAGAGTGGCGCCGGATAGAGGAACGTCTTGTGGCGCTCACGGTGCGAGATCCAACGGCTCGTCGAGGGATGCGACGAGGCAATTTGCTGAACAATTGGTAGTGCGTCAATGTGGGAAGGAGCGACGCAACAAATCATTTCCTCGTACCCAGCGACGACATCCCAATCGGGATAAGTGCTGGCGATCTTTTCCGCCAATTCGACTTGCGCCGGCGCTGGCTTAGGGGGAGAGAAAATGTCTGCGCGACAGACGAGTCCTCCTTCCAGGACAAATCCGGCAAAGCGAACTTGCGGCAATGCACGCACGAGTCCCGCAACGCTCGCCGCACTTCTTGCCGATGCGATATAGAGATTGCTGAC is a genomic window containing:
- a CDS encoding vWA domain-containing protein; the encoded protein is MGLFDRLFGWGDSTPKKRQLPSNLVAEEFGEINICVGRELAEVDFTILMEPTGSASEGWQTGMAIDASASMSHVFGRGLEEGPRKWPDQALMMEYQKKGWLQVIEHQGQHYPIFSDEAQEDLVRRGNCVWSKNIVEPIIRRVTAYLASELDADGGTTCLYWACGDGGGLEEIGDLTAADCETASFKGPQRIKMGQGTRLAPALRYFEERFRDAKMGIYIFITDGALHDLEEVKQETIKICRQVKAGKRNFMKCVLIGIGDDINVEQMEELDDLDSGTDVDIWDHKIAREMRTMMDIFAELVSENQIVAPHGRIFDSFGNVVKSYSDGLPAKVAFTMPANSTFFELEAGGKRIKQTIEFPKK
- a CDS encoding vWA domain-containing protein; protein product: MTDLEGQAARSQAIQVPSNLVSKEFGKVYVRRTDDRCEVDFTVWIQELEGSMAEGWQTGVALDASASMKNWYGRALVGKIPDDVTKEYVKKGLIVNRNQDGRTVSVALPEAYKDAMKRGFLKLSDNIVQPWARKFVSYLASELDADGGTTVIYWACGDGGAFEVLGDFTSDECESLELNGPQTEKFGNGTRLAPAMKYFVDRFDDAERGMYIFLTDGKIDDLDEVKQYSIQLAQEIAAEKRSFVKLVLIGVGDEIDEAQMKELDDLDSGVDVDLWDHKIAVELRALSEIIVELVGENRIVAPTATVFDSDGNEVKRFSDGLPARGSFSMGAASEYFELEVGGQRIKQTVVF